Genomic segment of Benincasa hispida cultivar B227 chromosome 1, ASM972705v1, whole genome shotgun sequence:
CGGATCCTTACCTTCTGGTGGTTCATATATCATTATGGAATTTATTGAATTTGGTTCCTCCAGAGGCAACCAGGTGAGAAATTGACCATCCTCTTTTTCATCGGTATCAATATGATAAAGATGGCGACAGAACTTCTAAATTTACCCTTTACACTGGCCTCAGTCTGAGCTGGGAAGAAAGCTTGCTGAAATGCACAAAGCTGGAAAATCTGATAAGGGCTTTGGTTTTGATATCAACAACACCATTGGCAGGTAGTGTTTCAAGTAGATGCATTGGTCAGAGATAAGTACCATTCTTAGCAATTGAAGCGGAGTTATCTAAGTGAGTTCTCATTCTAATTGTAATGTTCCTAGTACTCCACAAATGAACACTTGGTCATCAGATTGGGTACAGTTTTATGCGGAAGAAAGATTGGGATTTCAGCTGAGGCTAGCGCTTGACCAGTATGGCGATAGAACGATTTATGAGAAAGGTGAACTTTGATTTGGGAGAATAGCACTAATTTGGTTTGGTAGACATTCAAGAATATAAGTATAACCACTTCTCTAACTTTTAGAGAATAGCactaatttttagttttgagtgATAAAGGGCTATTATGTTCTTCCATGTACTTCATAGTTAGTAATGGACTCTAAAAGGGGTAATATAACCCTTGATTTCTTTAGAAGATTTGGTAGTCAAATAGATATTACAGGATTTAGTAATTTGTTATCATCatgtgaagatgaagaactATGGGGTTATTCTCTGTATAGACAGCTGCCCTTGGCTGTCTTTCTGATTGAAAATTGTGGTGCAATGAGAATGCTTCATGTAGCTTTTGCATTTAACAGGACAAAGGCTGGCAAAAAGTATTGGACCTCTGTTTGATAATGTCACAATCGAACCATGTTTGCTACACGGGGACTTATGGAGTGGAAATATCAGCTCTGATAAGAATGGAGAGCCTGTTATACTCGACCCAGCATGCTATTGTAAGTTCAACTTTcctcatgcttcatgcatttgCAATTAAGCAAGTAATGGTTGTATGCAAAAAGATAAGTTAAATTGAAATCGATCCCTTCGGAAGTAGAAGTAGAAGCATACATGGTAGATCTTAGGGGTAGATGAATCAAAGTCGAAACGCTCCTACCTCTTATTCGAATGGGTTTTTAGGATTTCTTTCCCCTGCccttttgttttaaatttctaTCCAAAGAAATCATTTATGTTAGCAAGTGTTTGGTTTCTAAGGCTACATTTTTCAGATGGACACAATGAAGCAGAATTTGGAATGTCATGGTGTGCTGGGTTTGGAGGATCTTTCTATGATGCTTATTTCAAGGTATTATTCCAAGTTAATGTCCTCCTGATGGCTGATTCCTCTTTATTTGTCAATTGTCTACTTCCCACCTTTAATTCCTTTGCTAACTAGTTCTTACATTTATGTTTGGTCATTTTGTCCAGGTTATGCCCAAGCAACGTGGGTTTGAGAAGAGGAGAGATCTTTATCTGTTGTATCATTACCTGAATCATTATAATCTCTTTGGTTCCGGGTACCGTTCATCTGCCATGTCGATAATCGATGATTATCTGCGGACATTACAGGCTTAGACCTGATTTTTCTCAAGTGAGGTTTGTTTGGTGGTTCATAGTCAATTTTGGTGCTGCCTGTTGTTGTTAGAGCTGTATAGAATATGTATCCCATTCCTCAACTTCTCTGTATAATTCTCAATGCATGGCAGCTGAAAGCTTAAAGATAAGCCGTTTCTCTAATTACCTACTTCCATATATAATCttgtttgttttaattcaatctAATAGTTTTAAGTTCATGTATGAGGTGTACATAATTAAGACATTAAACTACAATGATCACACATGCAATATCAATCTCTATATCTAAAAGGTGCTGTACgaggagaattttttttctctctatttcgctctttattttttcataaatgCCGATTATACCATTCCTTTAGTTATTTGTGtcatttttttttggagaagagaaggaaaaataatGGAAGGGTGGCGAGAGGAGAGATGGGAAAATAGGCGTTTATACAATTTGCATTCACacctatattttaaa
This window contains:
- the LOC120071419 gene encoding protein-ribulosamine 3-kinase, chloroplastic, whose product is MAAHLCLNYFPSSSFPSLLRPPPPSSVKRRPLSVAAMGDDPIKEWILSEGKATQITKISPVGGGCINQANRYDTDAGSFFVKRNRSIGPSMFEAEALGLSAMYETQTIRVPKPFKFGSLPSGGSYIIMEFIEFGSSRGNQSELGRKLAEMHKAGKSDKGFGFDINNTIGSTPQMNTWSSDWVQFYAEERLGFQLRLALDQYGDRTIYEKGQRLAKSIGPLFDNVTIEPCLLHGDLWSGNISSDKNGEPVILDPACYYGHNEAEFGMSWCAGFGGSFYDAYFKVMPKQRGFEKRRDLYLLYHYLNHYNLFGSGYRSSAMSIIDDYLRTLQA